Proteins encoded within one genomic window of Empedobacter falsenii:
- a CDS encoding glycosyltransferase — translation MGKEDLQLSIIIAVYERQDELTELLSSLVKQTDKLFEIIIVDDGSQNKLVTVCAKFETQLDLHYYYKTNSGPGKSRNYGMEKANGNYFIFLDSDTIIPSTYIESVKKELTTNFVDAFGGPDDADDSFTDLQKAITFSMTSFLTTGGIRGGKKQIGKFQPRSFNMGISRKAYEKTGGFADLRVGEDPDLSMRLWENGFDTRLFQDSKVIHKRRTSLKKFAKQVYQFGVARPILNQRHPNYIKPTFWFPSLFFVGTLVAFLFLLLSFILPKHRFILQIPFVLWLIYMFLIFIFSTIRFKSAVVGLLSIQTTLIQFFNYGYGFLESQFRLNILKQNPKKVFPSHYHID, via the coding sequence TTGGGAAAAGAAGATTTGCAACTTTCGATAATTATTGCCGTTTACGAACGTCAAGATGAATTGACAGAATTATTGTCAAGTTTAGTGAAACAAACGGATAAGTTATTCGAAATTATTATTGTAGATGATGGTTCTCAAAATAAATTGGTTACAGTTTGTGCTAAATTTGAAACTCAATTAGATCTTCATTATTATTACAAAACAAATTCAGGTCCAGGAAAATCGAGAAATTATGGAATGGAGAAAGCGAATGGAAATTATTTCATTTTCTTAGATTCTGATACGATTATTCCTTCAACTTATATTGAATCGGTTAAAAAAGAATTGACAACTAATTTTGTTGATGCTTTTGGCGGACCAGATGATGCAGATGACTCGTTTACAGATTTGCAAAAAGCAATTACTTTTTCGATGACTTCTTTCTTAACAACAGGAGGAATACGTGGAGGAAAAAAGCAAATTGGTAAATTTCAGCCACGTAGTTTTAATATGGGAATTTCACGAAAAGCGTACGAAAAAACGGGTGGATTTGCTGATTTACGTGTTGGAGAAGATCCAGATTTATCAATGCGTTTGTGGGAAAATGGTTTTGATACACGATTGTTTCAAGATTCGAAAGTGATACATAAACGTAGAACTTCGTTAAAGAAATTTGCGAAACAAGTGTATCAATTTGGAGTTGCACGCCCAATTCTTAATCAACGACATCCAAATTATATCAAACCAACTTTTTGGTTTCCAAGCTTATTTTTTGTCGGAACTTTAGTTGCATTTTTATTTTTATTGTTGAGTTTTATTCTTCCAAAACATCGATTTATTCTTCAAATTCCATTTGTTTTGTGGTTAATTTACATGTTTTTGATTTTTATTTTCTCAACTATTCGTTTTAAATCAGCGGTAGTTGGTTTATTGTCGATTCAAACAACTTTAATTCAATTTTTCAATTATGGTTATGGATTTTTAGAAAGTCAATTCAGGTTGAATATTCTCAAACAGAATCCTAAAAAAGTTTTTCCGAGTCATTATCATATCGATTAA
- the rimO gene encoding 30S ribosomal protein S12 methylthiotransferase RimO gives MRTKSTGKKKINVITLGCSKNVYDSEVLMGQLKANGKEVVHEQSGEIVVINTCGFIDNAKEESVDTILDYVQRKEDGLVEKVFVTGCLSERYKPDLIEQIPNVDQYFGTRELPLLLKALGADYKHELVGERLTTTPRHYAYLKIAEGCDRPCSFCAIPLMRGGNVSRPIEDLVTEATKLAKNGTKELILIAQDLTYYGLDIYKKRELATLLKELVKIEGIEWIRLHYAFPAGFPQDVLDVIREEPKVCNYIDIPLQHISTKLLKSMRRGTTHEKTNALLDAMRTKVPDMAIRTTLICGYPGETEEDFQEMKAWVQEQKFDRLGCFTYSHEENTHAYNLEDDVPEEVKQQRVEEIMEIQSQISYDLNQEKIGKQFRVMIDRKEGENFIGRTEYDSPDVDNEVLISAIDTYLPVGDFVNVEIIEAYEFDLIGKVID, from the coding sequence ATGCGTACAAAATCGACTGGAAAAAAGAAAATTAATGTAATTACGTTAGGATGTTCTAAAAATGTATACGATTCTGAGGTGTTAATGGGACAGCTGAAAGCCAATGGGAAAGAGGTTGTACATGAGCAATCTGGGGAAATTGTGGTGATTAATACTTGTGGTTTCATTGATAATGCAAAAGAGGAAAGTGTTGATACAATTTTAGATTACGTGCAACGTAAGGAAGATGGTTTGGTGGAAAAAGTTTTCGTGACAGGATGTTTGTCAGAGCGATACAAACCAGATTTAATTGAGCAAATTCCAAATGTTGACCAATATTTTGGTACGCGTGAGTTACCATTATTGTTAAAAGCTTTAGGAGCAGATTACAAGCATGAATTAGTTGGAGAACGTTTAACAACAACCCCTCGTCATTATGCTTATCTTAAAATTGCAGAAGGTTGTGATCGTCCTTGTTCTTTTTGTGCAATTCCTTTGATGCGTGGAGGAAATGTTTCTCGTCCAATCGAAGATCTAGTTACAGAAGCTACTAAATTAGCAAAAAATGGAACGAAAGAATTGATTTTGATTGCGCAAGATTTAACGTATTATGGATTAGATATTTATAAAAAACGTGAATTAGCGACTTTATTAAAAGAATTAGTGAAAATTGAAGGAATCGAATGGATTCGTTTGCATTACGCATTTCCAGCAGGTTTCCCACAAGATGTTTTGGATGTAATTCGTGAAGAACCTAAAGTTTGTAATTATATCGATATTCCGTTACAACATATTTCAACGAAATTATTAAAATCAATGCGTCGTGGAACAACACACGAAAAAACGAATGCATTATTAGATGCGATGCGTACAAAAGTTCCTGATATGGCAATTCGTACAACATTGATTTGTGGTTATCCTGGTGAAACAGAAGAAGATTTCCAAGAAATGAAAGCGTGGGTACAAGAGCAAAAATTTGATCGTTTGGGATGTTTTACTTATTCTCACGAAGAAAATACGCATGCCTATAATTTAGAAGATGATGTTCCTGAAGAAGTGAAACAACAACGTGTTGAAGAAATTATGGAAATTCAATCTCAGATTTCGTACGATTTGAATCAAGAAAAAATTGGAAAACAATTCAGAGTAATGATTGATCGCAAAGAAGGTGAGAATTTTATTGGACGTACAGAATATGATTCGCCAGACGTTGATAACGAAGTTTTGATTTCAGCAATTGATACCTATTTACCAGTTGGTGATTTTGTAAATGTAGAAATTATCGAAGCTTACGAATTCGATTTAATTGGAAAAGTAATTGATTAA
- a CDS encoding GH92 family glycosyl hydrolase translates to MQTKLVIALLSLNSLAFAQQQNLVKYVSPMIGTEKMGHTFPGATVPFGSVQLSPETDSIPYAINHKYNPKVYDYCAGYRFEDKTITGFSHTHFNGTGHSDLGDFLIMPTVGKLKLNPGTAQNPESGYRSRFSHQNETAEAGYYKVKLDDYNIWAEMTASTRVGFHQYTFPKSVDSHIILDLNAGIYNYDDKNTWTYVRVVNDTLITGYRQTRGWARNRTVYFAMTFSKPFKNYGQKNEDGQVDYKGFWRKWNETQNFPLIEGKKIKMYFDFDTEKDEKVKIKFAISPVSQTNALENLTTEIPHWNFEQVRNEAKKNWNKELNRIQIKASENDKINFYTAMYHTFINPTTYMDVNGQYKGLDQEIYQAKDFTNYTTFSLWDTYRALHPLFNIIQPKRNNDMVKSMMKHYEQNPIKMLPIWSHYANENWCMSGYHSVTVIADAIVKGIYNGDANAALDACIVTANKHDYEGIGDYIDKGYIPAEKNGTSISNTLEYAFDDWSIAQAAKKLNRMDVYETFMKRSENWKNNYDASVGFMRPRLTDGSFKKEFDPLNTHGQGFIEGNSWNFSFFVPQNPNGLIEAMGGKKKFGAKLDELFTMHLPDEYFADTEDITREGIIGGYVHGNEPAHHVAYLYNWAGQAWKTQEKIRMILDMQYKPTPDGLGGNDDTGQMSAWYIFSALGFYPVQQGSTDYGIGSPLVDHAILNLENGKQFEIDVKNQSKKNVYIQKIELNGKTYSSFNLNHFDIVNGGKITFYMSDKPKK, encoded by the coding sequence ATGCAAACAAAATTAGTAATCGCTCTACTTTCACTAAATTCTCTTGCTTTTGCGCAGCAACAGAATTTAGTGAAATACGTCAGTCCTATGATTGGAACAGAGAAAATGGGACACACTTTCCCTGGCGCAACTGTTCCTTTTGGCTCTGTACAATTAAGTCCTGAAACGGATTCTATTCCTTATGCTATCAATCACAAATACAATCCAAAAGTTTATGATTATTGTGCGGGTTATCGTTTTGAAGATAAAACAATAACAGGATTTAGTCATACACATTTTAATGGAACAGGACATTCTGATTTGGGTGATTTTTTGATTATGCCAACCGTTGGAAAATTAAAACTGAATCCCGGAACTGCTCAAAATCCTGAGAGTGGTTATCGTTCTCGATTTTCGCATCAAAACGAAACTGCCGAAGCGGGATATTACAAAGTGAAACTGGATGATTACAATATTTGGGCAGAAATGACCGCTTCTACGCGAGTTGGTTTTCATCAATATACATTTCCAAAATCAGTTGATTCACATATTATTTTGGATTTGAATGCTGGAATTTATAATTACGATGACAAAAATACGTGGACATATGTTCGCGTGGTGAATGATACGTTGATTACTGGTTATCGACAGACACGAGGTTGGGCTAGAAATAGAACGGTTTATTTTGCGATGACTTTTTCGAAACCATTCAAAAATTATGGTCAGAAAAATGAAGATGGTCAAGTTGATTACAAAGGTTTTTGGAGAAAATGGAACGAAACGCAGAATTTTCCTTTAATTGAAGGAAAAAAGATTAAAATGTATTTTGACTTTGATACAGAAAAAGATGAAAAAGTAAAAATAAAATTTGCAATTTCTCCAGTTAGTCAAACTAATGCGTTAGAAAATTTGACAACAGAAATTCCACATTGGAATTTTGAACAAGTGCGCAATGAAGCAAAGAAAAATTGGAACAAAGAATTGAATCGAATTCAGATCAAAGCGTCAGAAAATGATAAAATAAATTTCTACACAGCGATGTATCACACCTTCATCAATCCAACAACTTATATGGATGTGAATGGGCAATACAAAGGTTTGGATCAAGAAATTTATCAAGCCAAAGATTTTACAAATTACACCACTTTTTCGCTTTGGGATACCTATCGTGCACTGCATCCGTTGTTCAATATCATTCAGCCAAAACGCAACAATGATATGGTAAAATCGATGATGAAACATTATGAGCAAAATCCAATCAAAATGTTGCCAATTTGGTCGCATTACGCCAACGAAAACTGGTGTATGAGCGGTTATCATTCGGTTACAGTAATCGCAGATGCAATTGTAAAAGGAATTTATAATGGAGATGCAAATGCTGCTTTGGATGCGTGTATTGTCACAGCAAATAAGCATGATTATGAAGGAATTGGCGATTATATCGACAAAGGTTATATTCCAGCCGAGAAAAATGGAACTTCAATCTCGAATACGTTAGAATATGCTTTCGATGATTGGTCGATTGCTCAAGCTGCTAAAAAATTGAATCGAATGGATGTCTATGAAACATTTATGAAGCGTTCTGAGAATTGGAAAAACAATTACGATGCTTCGGTTGGATTTATGCGTCCTCGATTAACAGATGGAAGTTTCAAAAAAGAATTTGATCCGTTGAATACACATGGACAAGGTTTTATTGAAGGAAATTCGTGGAATTTCAGCTTTTTCGTTCCTCAAAATCCAAATGGACTAATTGAAGCTATGGGCGGAAAAAAGAAGTTTGGAGCGAAATTGGACGAATTATTTACGATGCATTTACCTGACGAATATTTTGCGGATACAGAAGACATTACGCGTGAAGGTATAATTGGTGGTTATGTTCATGGAAATGAGCCGGCACACCATGTTGCGTATTTGTATAATTGGGCTGGACAAGCGTGGAAAACACAAGAAAAAATCAGAATGATTTTGGATATGCAATACAAGCCAACACCAGATGGTTTGGGCGGAAATGATGATACGGGACAAATGAGTGCTTGGTATATTTTTAGTGCATTAGGTTTTTATCCGGTTCAACAAGGATCGACTGATTACGGAATTGGAAGTCCTTTAGTAGATCATGCTATATTGAATTTGGAAAATGGAAAACAATTTGAAATTGACGTTAAAAATCAATCGAAGAAGAATGTTTACATCCAGAAAATTGAGTTGAATGGAAAAACTTATTCATCTTTTAATTTGAATCATTTTGATATTGTGAATGGCGGAAAAATCACTTTCTACATGAGTGATAAACCTAAAAAGTAA
- a CDS encoding 3-oxoacid CoA-transferase subunit B, giving the protein MLDKNGIAKRIAKEVQDGFYVNLGIGIPTLVANYIPENVNVVLQSENGLLGMGPFPIEGEEDPDFINAGKQTITTLPGSVFFDSAMSFGMIRARKINLTILGAMEVSENGDIANWKIPGKMVKGMGGAMDLVASADNIIVAMQHVNKAGESKLLKECTLPLTGIKCVKKIVTELAVLEVLPEGGFKLLERAPGISVEDIKNATEGKLIIEGEIPEMVL; this is encoded by the coding sequence TATGTGAATTTAGGGATTGGAATTCCGACATTGGTTGCCAATTATATTCCCGAAAATGTAAATGTTGTTTTACAATCAGAAAATGGTTTATTAGGAATGGGACCTTTCCCTATCGAAGGTGAAGAAGATCCTGATTTTATCAATGCAGGTAAACAAACGATTACAACTTTACCTGGTTCAGTTTTCTTTGATTCGGCGATGAGTTTTGGAATGATTCGCGCACGAAAAATCAATTTAACAATTCTTGGTGCAATGGAAGTTTCGGAAAATGGTGATATTGCCAACTGGAAAATTCCTGGAAAAATGGTGAAAGGAATGGGCGGCGCAATGGATTTGGTTGCTTCGGCTGATAATATTATTGTAGCAATGCAACATGTGAACAAAGCAGGAGAATCTAAACTTCTAAAAGAATGTACACTTCCTTTGACTGGAATAAAATGTGTCAAAAAAATTGTGACTGAATTAGCTGTTTTAGAAGTCTTACCAGAAGGTGGTTTCAAATTATTGGAGCGAGCACCTGGAATTTCTGTGGAAGACATCAAAAATGCAACCGAAGGAAAATTAATTATTGAAGGAGAAATTCCGGAAATGGTTTTATAA